The following DNA comes from Anopheles arabiensis isolate DONGOLA chromosome 3, AaraD3, whole genome shotgun sequence.
CCACACAGCGAACGATCCGCGCACCTGGCTCGATCTCGAGCGTCCGGTGACGAAGTTTTTCCGCTCCGATCCGTGGGACCTTTCGTTCGAGGTGAAGTTCTACCCGCCGGAGCCGGCCCAGCTGCAGGAGGACATCACGCGCTACCATCTGTGTCTGCAGGTGCGCAACGACATCCTGGAGGGCCGGCTGCCCTGCTCGTTCGTAACACACGCCCTGCTCGGCTCGTACCTGGTGCAGTCCGAGCTGGGCGACTACGATCCGGCCGAAATGAAGGATCGGTCCTATCTGAAGGACTTCAAGATCGCCCCGAACCAGACGCCCGAACTGCTGGACAAGGTGATCGATCTTCATAAGACCCACAAGTATGTATTAGAATGTTGCCGCAGAAGCGGAGGATTGGGAAGAATCTAATGAACGTGTTTGTTCTTCCTCTTTGCCAGGAGTCAGACGCCAGCGGAAGCTGAGCTACACTATCTTGAGAATGCGAAAAAGCTCGCCATGTACGGTGTCGATCTGCACCCGGCGAAGGATTCCGAAGGTGTCGACATCATGCTCGGCGTCTGTGCCTCCGGTTTGCTCGTGTACAGAGACAAGTAAGTTGGTCGTTGAGATGATTCGCCATCACATTCAATTTCTAATCGTGCACCTTTGTCAACTTCGTTTGCAGACTTCGTATCAATCGGTTCGCCTGGCCGAAGATCCTGAAGATCTCGTACAAGCGCAACAACTTCTACATCAAAATCCGTCCGGGCGAGTTCGAGCAGTACGAGTCGACGATCGGCTTCAAGCTGGAGAACCACCGGGCGGCGAAAAAGCTGTGGAAGGCGTGCGTGGAGCACCACACCTTCTTCCGGCTGATGACGCCGGAACCGCAGCAAAAGTCGGGGCTGTTCCCGCGCCTTGGCTCGAAGTACCGATACTCGGGCCGCACGCACTACGAAACGCGCAAAACGCCCGTCGAGCGTCCGGCGCCCGATTTCAAGCGCAGCTTGACCGGAAAGCGTCTCTCCAGCCGCAGCATGGATGGTTGGTGTTTGGAGTGACCGAGGGAATGAAATGACATTAATCctctggtttgttttgtttccagcACTCGCACAGCAGGAAAAGGAACGTGCGGCTGCCAAGGATGCGGGCAAGGACGCAAACAAACGCCACACGATGTCGCACCCGCCGGATCACATCCCGGATCTGGACTCGCCGACGCGCGGTTCCCGCAGCCCGATCAAGAAGGACAAAAAGGAGCGCGTAAGTGTGAGCTAAGGGAGACCTTCATAGCATCTTCACTTTCGGCACTAAACTGTGTACCACACACTAATTAAACTAAAGTTGCGAAATAGTTTCATCGCGCGCGCGTACCCACCCTAGTGATGTTTCGTTGTTACGTATCACCTACCCTCTCCTCTCTGTCTATTTCTCTGTCACTATGTAATTTGGCTCGTTCCAACTTCAATTCCCATGCTCCCCCCTGCGCCCGTTATTTCCCTTGTTTCAACGACACTAGTAGAACTCGTGGCCTTGTTTGGATGTTATTGCAAAAAATTTAGATCCAGCTCACAGTTGCTGCTCTCTATCGCTCTCAGTTGTAATAGAAGACGTTATTCTTTCCTAATTTCAACAACACTCAtacacgaaaacacacacagttccTCTTATACGATTTTGTTGAAATGATCCAATCGCGTGTTCGATCCCACACGTTTGCCCTACCATTCCTCCGTTCATATTAATCTCACTAATCGAACTAACGATACCGTTTGTTACTTTTCTGAACTAAAATTGATTTCATGAATGCGTTGGGCACCCACTAACAAACCACTAACCGATGCGAAATACGATTAACATATGTGTTTTGGGGTGTGTTGGTTGATCGGTTGTTCGGTTGGGCGGCTTCCGCCTACAGCTGAAGCGTGAGTCCAGCACTGGCACCGCGTCCGCCTCGTCGCAGAGCTCCCTCGAGGGAGAGTACGAAACCACATCGCCAAACGTTGTTCCAGCACAGGTTAATAGCTCCATTGACTTACCAAACATACTCCACTTGGATTCCTTTTTGCCGTATTGTTTACTTAGTTGCGttatttcgtttcgttgtcATATTTCTCAATTTCGCTTCATCTATTGCAATTTTGCAACGTATTgttattatgttttaaatttcatataTTTTCTTCACTAGTTTCTGGTACACTTAAACGTATTGTTTGGCATTTTTGTTTCCTCCAAcatgttttctctctctcttatctACTTGTGTTACAAACACTGATAAAGTtttcaatacattttttaccAATTTCGCAAACAAGTCTCTATTCCGCTGCATTTTGGTGCAAACGTTTTTGAttgctgttgttatttatGGCACAATTTAGTGTAAAAgcttaaaacacacaaatctaACTCGTATTTAGAtcaatgtttttctttaaacTATAATGCGCTTTACGGTAGTgttagttttcttttctacaTTTGTTTACTTGATGTTGCACTAATCGCTTTTATCATATTTCTCTATTTACTCAGTTGTGTTTTGCATGATTTCTCTGCCTTTGTATTCTATTCGCTTCTTTCTGCTCATATTTCCGTTTTTTACCACATTTAAATTACAGAAACCGGCTGGAGGAGTTGCCGTACTGCCAGTTGCCGGCAAGAAGGACAAACCCGAACAAGTTTCCCAGAAAGATGAAGGTCTGAATGGTATGTATTACGGTGCAAAGGTATTCTTGACACATATTTAATAACGAACGTTTTCCTTTTAGGAAACAATGGACAAGCCGAGGCACTGAATTCCTCCGCGGAAGAGGCAACATCTCCCTCCGGCAAACGCAAGGTACGTGGACACTAACTACTTTAAAGAAAACTCTTACCACTCTAGATCTTAAGCACTCGCTGGTTTATTGAATCGATCGATACACACCGTTGAACCGTGTTTTGCATCATTATTATGTATCGTAGACAGTTTTTCCATCATCTTCTACTTCAATGTGATTTGATACGATTTCCGacattattcaaatttttatGGCCCTTTATTCAAAGCGCTCTGTAGTAGATTTTTTatatcctttcttttccatctttttttttcgattcaaaTGTTTGCTCTCACTGAATAGTAGCGTCGAATGtaatgttttccctttttcatgCCGATTTTTTCATATGGCATTTGAGACTGACCTCTTTTGCGTGTTCACGAAACGTCCCTCACGTGTGTTTCCCCGTATTTTGTCGGTATTGATGCTGTCTGTGTGTATCTTCACGATAGGTAGCGATTGTTCGTTTTATTATAGACTGTTAGCGTTAAACTCTTCTCCCATTTGCTGAGCGAAATATCTTCTTTGCGCTATCCTTTCGccccaaaaacatacacaatttCCATAAAGTGATATTAGCCGTTATTAGCCGTTTTTGTGTAccatttgattgattttatttttctcttttatccCCGTTTTGTTTCTCCTTTTCCCATCCATGTTATTACCGTTCTGTTCTCTACTTGCCGTTTTGATCTGACGAACCCTTCCACGCATCCCGACATCCTCTTGATCcatatgtgtttgtatgtatctgtttgtgtgtgtgtgtgtatgcgtgtggtCGTCATGTACTTCGTGTGTGTTACGTCCATCCCGCCAACTGTGCTGTACTGCCCGGCCGTCCGCCTCCATCCGTCCGCGTGTTTGTGGTAACGTCTATCGCTTGTGTAGGGTTTCCTGTTTTCCTCCGGCCGCAAGTCGCCGAAGGACAAGAAAGACGCCGGAAAGGAGCAGCCGGCTAAGCTGATGGCCGCCGCGAACGGTGACGGTGGCAGTGCGGGCAAAAAGGACCCGGCCAAGGAAGCGGTTCAGGCGCGGGCCCAAGATACCGCCACGAACAAGACGCCGCAAACGACGCCGGAGAAGCCCGGCTTTACCAAGCCGTACGAGTACTCGGAAAGCGAACAGGACCCGGCGACGGCGCACAAAAAGAACGTAAAGACGCGCGGCTTCCGGTACGACGAGGCACCGTTGCGCCCGAACGAGGAAAGCGAAGCGCAGCTCAGCCCGAACTCGCAAAGCCGCCGCGCGACCGGGCTGGCGTTCAACTACGCGCCGGGTGAGGATCAGAAGGTGCGCGAGTCGGTGGAGAAGCGTAAAGCGCCGGGATCGCCGGTAgctgccactgccaccgcTGCCGGTGTCAAGACCGATCAGCTCTCGCCGAAATCGGCTGCACGTGGACTGCCCGGGGAGAGTGAGGCTGAGAAGGGTGTACGCACCAGCGCCCGATCGTACTCGCCCAACAAGGGTAGACAGGCGGTTGATCCGCTCGCTTCTGGGACCGGCACGTTCCGTCCGTTAGACGACACTAGCAGTGCGTTTATTCAGGGCGAGcaggctggtgctgctgctgcggcagccgccgccaccgctgccGAACCGGCCAAGAAGAAGGTGAAGATTATGGTGATCATTTCCAAGTTTGATCCCAAAACGAAGAAGGTCGATACGGCGCAGGGTGTGGTGGAGCATTCGACCGGCGTGCTGGACACGAAGACGGGCCAGATTGAGAGCAAGTACGGGCTGATCGATCCGAAGGCCGGCACGGTGGTGAACTTCAACGCTCGCACCGGCCAGAACGAAACGTTCCAGGGCCAGACGGACCCGAAGACGGGCCAGCTGCACATCGTGGGCGGCGTGGTCGACTCGGCTAGCGGCAAGGTAGATGATACGCTCGGCCAGGCCATTATGGTGGTGCCGGACGAGGATTCGGTGGTCGAGATCACGACCatcacctccaaggtggatccCAACACGGGCAAAATCGACACAATCAATGGCGAAATTGAGAAGAGTCGCGGTATTCTGAACCACCGTACCGGCATCCTGAGCACCAAGTACGGTGACATTAACCCGCGCACGGGAGAGCTGCGAGCGATCGATCCTAAGACGGGCAAACCATCGCCTGCGGCTGCTGCCGTGCGTCCGGTGACGGTCGATCGCAGCAATGGACAGATTATGGTGGTTGGCGTGACCGACCCCAAGACGAACAAGCTGGACAACAGCCAGGCGCATCTGATCGCGATCGGCAACCAGGTGGATCCGGTGGTGGAGGTCACGTCCGTGCTCGGCAAGCTTGACAAGAAGGGTCTGGTCGATCCGAAGACGATCACGTACGACAAGAGCACGGGTCAGCTGGACACGAAGGACGGCAAAATCAACACCAAGTACGGTCAGCTGGATCTGGTGAAGCAAACGGTCACGTTTGTCGACCCGAAGACGGGCAAGACGGAAACGAAGGAGATCAAGGTGGATCCGGTCAGTGGGCAGGTGTTGCTGAAGAATCAGGTCAACCCGAAGACGGGCAAAACGGACAAAGATTACGGGCGTATCGTGTCGATTCGCATCGTGCACAACCGTATCGATCCGATGACGGGTAAGCACGTGCCGGCTGCCCCGGTCGAGGATAAAGACATCCGTGTGGATGCCAAAACGAACCAGGTCTGGCTGCCGGATGGTGGTAAGGATCCGAAGACGGGCGAAACGATTTACACTTCGAGCCAGGTCGATCCGAAGACCGGTTTTGTCATCACGATCTACGGCTATCTTAACCCGAAGACGAACGAAATCGAACGACAGGCCAAGATGGACCCGAACATGACGAAGGTGGACCCCACGACGGGCCAGATCTATGCTGCCACGGGCCAGGTCGATGAGGCCACCGGTGAGCCACTGTTTGCCGCGACCCAAATCAACGAAGAGGACGGCGAAATCTACACCAAGGTGGGCCGTATCGATCCGAAATCGGGCCGACTAGTCATCATCAAGATCTTCATCATCACGAAGAAGGACGAGCGGGGCAAACCGGAGGAGCTGGACGTGAGCGCGGTCGATCTGGATCCGGAGACGGGTCACATTCGCAGCGTTGCACCGAAGACGCTGTATCTGTACAAGATGCGCGATCCGATCACGGGCGAGACGTACAACGTGGATCCGAACGATCCGCGCATTGCCGGCGCACGAACGACGGTTACGCAAACGATGACGCTGAGCGGTGAGATTGACCCGGCTACCGGGCGCATCAAGTCCGAGTGGGGCCACATCGATCCGAACACGGGCGATATTGATCCGGCGACGGCCATCCGCGATCCTGTCACCGGTAAGCTGATCCTGAACTATGCCGACATTGAACCGAGCCACTTTGGCAAGAATGTAACGGTGACAAAGGAAACGGTACCGATTACGCGCGAGCAGTTCTACGAAGGCATCAAGCACATGGACAGGAAGGCCACGCGCCGAGACTCGGAAAGCTCGGACGACGATATGACCGCCCAGTACGGCAAGGAAAGCATCAAGGAGATCAGCTCGGGTACAGCGGCGGCGGGCAGCAAGctgaatgctgctgctgctgcggctgctgccggCACGCCAACCGTAGTGAAGACGACGACCAAGCAGGTGATCACGAAGAACGAGGATGGCGTTACGCATAacgtggaggaggaggtgcaGAATCTGGGCACCGGACAGATCGTGTACTCCACCCAGGAGCACAAGGTAGtgtaatggttttgttttcgtttcacgGGTGTGACAGCAGGAGAAGAGtgttgcatcgacagcagcgcgtAACGGTCGTCTATTGGCACTCACACTCTCACTCACAccttgttggttgttttttttatagttttgttgcgttgttttaatgtgatttttgtgttgtgctgttttgtttttggtgttggcttgttttactttaatttctaacacatttttacattgcattaATCTGCTTTGGGTTGTCTGTTGTTTCATGCGTTTTCTAACCGTCGCTCCattgatatgtgtgtgttttcacgTTCGCTTGTCATGTGTTTCGCTTCTATTGCATGATGTTTGTCTGTAGCATGTTCGTCTTTTCTTGTACACTGTTTTCTCTACCATGTTTTCGACTCTTTTtacatttgcatttttattagaGAAAGTTGTAGTAGTCTTACGTGTTTCACTTTGTGATTT
Coding sequences within:
- the LOC120905038 gene encoding protein 4.1 homolog isoform X1, yielding MPGESTKAAEPAAATSPSTPKKKPTNSKAALAKVTLLDGSILEVTIDRKCRGRDLLNSVCAGLNILEKDYFGLTYHTANDPRTWLDLERPVTKFFRSDPWDLSFEVKFYPPEPAQLQEDITRYHLCLQVRNDILEGRLPCSFVTHALLGSYLVQSELGDYDPAEMKDRSYLKDFKIAPNQTPELLDKVIDLHKTHKSQTPAEAELHYLENAKKLAMYGVDLHPAKDSEGVDIMLGVCASGLLVYRDKLRINRFAWPKILKISYKRNNFYIKIRPGEFEQYESTIGFKLENHRAAKKLWKACVEHHTFFRLMTPEPQQKSGLFPRLGSKYRYSGRTHYETRKTPVERPAPDFKRSLTGKRLSSRSMDALAQQEKERAAAKDAGKDANKRHTMSHPPDHIPDLDSPTRGSRSPIKKDKKERLKRESSTGTASASSQSSLEGEYETTSPNVVPAQKPAGGVAVLPVAGKKDKPEQVSQKDEGLNGNNGQAEALNSSAEEATSPSGKRKGFLFSSGRKSPKDKKDAGKEQPAKLMAAANGDGGSAGKKDPAKEAVQARAQDTATNKTPQTTPEKPGFTKPYEYSESEQDPATAHKKNVKTRGFRYDEAPLRPNEESEAQLSPNSQSRRATGLAFNYAPGEDQKVRESVEKRKAPGSPVAATATAAGVKTDQLSPKSAARGLPGESEAEKGVRTSARSYSPNKGRQAVDPLASGTGTFRPLDDTSSAFIQGEQAGAAAAAAAATAAEPAKKKVKIMVIISKFDPKTKKVDTAQGVVEHSTGVLDTKTGQIESKYGLIDPKAGTVVNFNARTGQNETFQGQTDPKTGQLHIVGGVVDSASGKVDDTLGQAIMVVPDEDSVVEITTITSKVDPNTGKIDTINGEIEKSRGILNHRTGILSTKYGDINPRTGELRAIDPKTGKPSPAAAAVRPVTVDRSNGQIMVVGVTDPKTNKLDNSQAHLIAIGNQVDPVVEVTSVLGKLDKKGLVDPKTITYDKSTGQLDTKDGKINTKYGQLDLVKQTVTFVDPKTGKTETKEIKVDPVSGQVLLKNQVNPKTGKTDKDYGRIVSIRIVHNRIDPMTGKHVPAAPVEDKDIRVDAKTNQVWLPDGGKDPKTGETIYTSSQVDPKTGFVITIYGYLNPKTNEIERQAKMDPNMTKVDPTTGQIYAATGQVDEATGEPLFAATQINEEDGEIYTKVGRIDPKSGRLVIIKIFIITKKDERGKPEELDVSAVDLDPETGHIRSVAPKTLYLYKMRDPITGETYNVDPNDPRIAGARTTVTQTMTLSGEIDPATGRIKSEWGHIDPNTGDIDPATAIRDPVTGKLILNYADIEPSHFGKNVTVTKETVPITREQFYEGIKHMDRKATRRDSESSDDDMTAQYGKESIKEISSGTAAAGSKLNAAAAAAAAGTPTVVKTTTKQVITKNEDGVTHNVEEEVQNLGTGQIVYSTQEHKADAPTGTDAGKFVTATAVTTRTATTHEDLGTNAKTQQLEEKTVATTTTQHGERQEQRVITQEVKTTATVTSGDQYARRDSVSSSSSGDSGTPIDGPYGDESLSEVIYNKSYTGADNVVGASQIPEGPNVEHRRVVLDDLAEGGTTTHGEIVSSQTVSSKTRTVETITYKTERDGVVETRVEQKITIQSDGDPIDHDKALAEAIQEATAMNPDMTVEKIEIQQQTQ
- the LOC120905038 gene encoding protein 4.1 homolog isoform X2; this translates as MPGESTKAAEPAAATSPSTPKKKPTNSKAALAKVTLLDGSILEVTIDRKCRGRDLLNSVCAGLNILEKDYFGLTYHTANDPRTWLDLERPVTKFFRSDPWDLSFEVKFYPPEPAQLQEDITRYHLCLQVRNDILEGRLPCSFVTHALLGSYLVQSELGDYDPAEMKDRSYLKDFKIAPNQTPELLDKVIDLHKTHKSQTPAEAELHYLENAKKLAMYGVDLHPAKDSEGVDIMLGVCASGLLVYRDKLRINRFAWPKILKISYKRNNFYIKIRPGEFEQYESTIGFKLENHRAAKKLWKACVEHHTFFRLMTPEPQQKSGLFPRLGSKYRYSGRTHYETRKTPVERPAPDFKRSLTGKRLSSRSMDALAQQEKERAAAKDAGKDANKRHTMSHPPDHIPDLDSPTRGSRSPIKKDKKERKPAGGVAVLPVAGKKDKPEQVSQKDEGLNGNNGQAEALNSSAEEATSPSGKRKGFLFSSGRKSPKDKKDAGKEQPAKLMAAANGDGGSAGKKDPAKEAVQARAQDTATNKTPQTTPEKPGFTKPYEYSESEQDPATAHKKNVKTRGFRYDEAPLRPNEESEAQLSPNSQSRRATGLAFNYAPGEDQKVRESVEKRKAPGSPVAATATAAGVKTDQLSPKSAARGLPGESEAEKGVRTSARSYSPNKGRQAVDPLASGTGTFRPLDDTSSAFIQGEQAGAAAAAAAATAAEPAKKKVKIMVIISKFDPKTKKVDTAQGVVEHSTGVLDTKTGQIESKYGLIDPKAGTVVNFNARTGQNETFQGQTDPKTGQLHIVGGVVDSASGKVDDTLGQAIMVVPDEDSVVEITTITSKVDPNTGKIDTINGEIEKSRGILNHRTGILSTKYGDINPRTGELRAIDPKTGKPSPAAAAVRPVTVDRSNGQIMVVGVTDPKTNKLDNSQAHLIAIGNQVDPVVEVTSVLGKLDKKGLVDPKTITYDKSTGQLDTKDGKINTKYGQLDLVKQTVTFVDPKTGKTETKEIKVDPVSGQVLLKNQVNPKTGKTDKDYGRIVSIRIVHNRIDPMTGKHVPAAPVEDKDIRVDAKTNQVWLPDGGKDPKTGETIYTSSQVDPKTGFVITIYGYLNPKTNEIERQAKMDPNMTKVDPTTGQIYAATGQVDEATGEPLFAATQINEEDGEIYTKVGRIDPKSGRLVIIKIFIITKKDERGKPEELDVSAVDLDPETGHIRSVAPKTLYLYKMRDPITGETYNVDPNDPRIAGARTTVTQTMTLSGEIDPATGRIKSEWGHIDPNTGDIDPATAIRDPVTGKLILNYADIEPSHFGKNVTVTKETVPITREQFYEGIKHMDRKATRRDSESSDDDMTAQYGKESIKEISSGTAAAGSKLNAAAAAAAAGTPTVVKTTTKQVITKNEDGVTHNVEEEVQNLGTGQIVYSTQEHKADAPTGTDAGKFVTATAVTTRTATTHEDLGTNAKTQQLEEKTVATTTTQHGERQEQRVITQEVKTTATVTSGDQYARRDSVSSSSSGDSGTPIDGPYGDESLSEVIYNKSYTGADNVVGASQIPEGPNVEHRRVVLDDLAEGGTTTHGEIVSSQTVSSKTRTVETITYKTERDGVVETRVEQKITIQSDGDPIDHDKALAEAIQEATAMNPDMTVEKIEIQQQTQ